A window of candidate division TA06 bacterium genomic DNA:
GACACCATGTTGAATGCATATTATAAGTTAAAAACCGTATGCTACGATGGTCAGGTAACCACCACGGATAGTTCCATTTATTACTACCAACTTTACAACCCGCGGGTGCAATATCCGGGCACTATAACTGGACATAGTAGCCTGCCCGTTTTCTGGTACGCCTATAATTCGGGACTAATCAACGGGCACAGCTACGAAGCAAGGTTCAAACCAATTGTGCGCGGCGTATATGATACATACAAAGGGATATATTCGGCAGCATATAAGTATGACTTGTGGGATATGAGTACTGCCAGTATGGTTTCATCAGATTGGACTGTGCCGTACGATTGGGACTATACGGCATATTTATATTATAAAGATGCTACTGGCCAGCCCTATTCCGGCTTTGCGGTGCTGTGCGGAGACACGGCCTTTAAGCCCAGCCTGGGTATAATTGATTCGCTAAAACGCCCGGTTACGGATTCATCGGTAGACACTTTGAATTGGGCCAATATAACTGTACCGAATATGGGATGGGCCAAACTCAATGGTAATTACGAGATCCGTTGGCACGTTATGGAAACTTATCCCAGCGATACGCTGTGGCCGGAGGTGTGGGATATTACCTACGGTGTGGTAGTGCCGTATGATTCTACCATATTAAACAATGTTACCACACCTTCATGGAATATTGGAGGAGCAGCATCAGTATTAGGGCGCAGATATGTTACCAGCACCTGGCCTACTTCGGCGCTATCGTTTATGAATCTTTGTGGCTACCGGGTTTACTTTAACCGCAATGCTACCACCAGGCTTATGACCTGGGCCACCCACCCGCAGGAAGGAGATATCTGGCGCATATATTCCTCCGGCCCCATTCCGCCGCGGGAGGGCGATGTTTACAGTTTCACGCCAACTGGAGTAGAGGGCGTCCCAAGCGGGATTGATGCCACCTCCCTGCTGCTGAGGCAGAACGCGCCCAACCCCTTCAAACAATTGACCACAATCAATTATCAATTGGCAAAACCGG
This region includes:
- a CDS encoding T9SS type A sorting domain-containing protein; translation: MVSSDWTVPYDWDYTAYLYYKDATGQPYSGFAVLCGDTAFKPSLGIIDSLKRPVTDSSVDTLNWANITVPNMGWAKLNGNYEIRWHVMETYPSDTLWPEVWDITYGVVVPYDSTILNNVTTPSWNIGGAASVLGRRYVTSTWPTSALSFMNLCGYRVYFNRNATTRLMTWATHPQEGDIWRIYSSGPIPPREGDVYSFTPTGVEGVPSGIDATSLLLRQNAPNPFKQLTTINYQLAKPGLVNLKVYNIAGQLVRTLDEGYRIPGAHSIKWDGRDSQGNKVSSGIYIYRLQAENKDMTRKLVVLR